From Hyla sarda isolate aHylSar1 chromosome 5, aHylSar1.hap1, whole genome shotgun sequence, a single genomic window includes:
- the LOC130274581 gene encoding piggyBac transposable element-derived protein 4-like yields the protein MTKRFYSAEEAFEILFADSGSDSGEDLEFLASSSSSSDESPERRPGPSAQEQPSVQTWIPTSNFIPQIPNFTATPGIHVDTTGFREIHFFKLFFSDDLINLIVAETNLYAEQFIARNPSKYYAKPHKWTPTDATEMYKFWGLLLNMGLCKKPTIRSYWVTDILYHTPLYPLVMSRTRFEILFRFLHYNNIDECLPQSDPAFDRLFKIRPLITHFNSKFCQVYTPQKQISVDESLVHFKGRLRFRQYLPNKRARYGIKLYKLCESATGYTFRFRVYEGKDISIQPPECPPVLKTSGRIVWDLIHPLLDRGYHVYIDNFYNSVPLLKSLAARSTAACGTIRKNQKDLPKTFISTPVPRGQSRAVCTDTLMLLKYKDKRDVLVLTTLHGDQSTPVPIRGATEQTIKPVCIQDYNKYMGGVDLSDQVLQPYSALRKSKAWYKKVSVYLTQVGLYNSFVLYRNAGHRGTFLEFQEAVIRSLVFGEQEEEATTSSQMEVSRIVRGQHFPGKLPPTEKKRRPQKLCRVCYAKGVKKYTTHICETCPSNPGLCIGECFQAYHTAPDLKKL from the coding sequence ATGACAAAGCGTTTCTACAGCGCAGAAGAGGCCTTTGAGATACTGTTTGCCGATTCTGGCTCTGACAGCGGAGAGGATCTTGAATTTTtagcatcctcatcatcctcatctGATGAATCCCCTGAAAGGCGCCCTGGGCCTAGTGCACAAGAGCAGCCAAGTGTCCAAACATGGATCCCCACTAGTAATTTTATACCCCAGATCCCCAATTTTACAGCCACCCCAGGCATCCATGTCGACACAACAGGGTTtcgggaaatacatttttttaaattgtttttctcGGATGACCTTATCAACCTCATTGTGGCAGAAACAAATTTGTATGCAGAGCAATTTATTGCACGCAATCCCAGCAAATATTATGCTAAGCCCCACAAATGGACCCCTACTGATGCCACCGAAATGTACAAGTTTTGGGGACTGTTACTCAATATGGGCCTTTGCAAAAAACCCACCATCAGGTCCTATTGGGTGACAGACATCCTATACCATACCCCTCTTTACCCCCTTGTTATGTCTAGGACTCGATTTGAAATTCTATTTAGATTCCTCCACTATAACAATATTGATGAATGCCTACCCCAAAGTGACCCCGCCTTTGATAGGCTATTTAAAATTCGGCCCTTAATTACTCATTTTAATTCTAAATTTTGTCAAGTGTATACCCCCCAAAAACAGATTTCAGTGGACGAATCTCTGGTCCATTTCAAGGGCAGGCTACGTTTCAGGCAGTACCTTCCCAACAAAAGGGCTAGGTACGGAATAAAGCTGTACAAATTGTGCGAAAGCGCCACAGGATATACTTTTAGGTTTAGGGTTTATGAAGGAAAAGATATATCCATTCAGCCCCCAGAGTGTCCCCCTGTCTTGAAAACAAGTGGGAGGATAGTATGGGATTTAATCCATCCCTTACTGGACCGCGGTTACCACGTATATATTGACAATTTTTACAACAGTGTCCCCCTTCTGAAGTCCCTTGCTGCCAGAAGTACAGCTGCGTGTGGCACCATCAGAAAAAATCAAAAAGACCTACCGAAAACTTTTATTTCGACACCAGTGCCCAGAGGACAAAGTAGGGCTGTTTGTACGGACACTCTGATGTTGCTGAAATACAAGGACAAACGAGATGTCCTTGTGTTGACAACACTCCATGGTGACCAATCAACCCCAGTCCCAATCCGAGGAGCCACAGAGCAGACCATCAAGCCTGTGTGTATCCaggattataataaatatatgggAGGGGTGGACCTTTCCGATCAGGTCCTGCAGCCCTACAGCGCCTTAAGAAAATCTAAGGCATGGTACAAAAAGGTGTCCGTGTACCTGACCCAAGTTGGGCTGTATAATTCCTTTGTACTCTATAGGAATGCTGGTCACAGAGGGACCTTCCTAGAATTCCAGGAAGCAGTCATTAGATCTCTCGTATTTGGGGAGCAGGAAGAAGAGGCCACCACTTCTTCCCAAATGGAGGTCTCAAGAATTGTCCGTGGGCAACATTTCCCTGGCAAATTGCCTcccacagaaaagaaaaggagacCCCAAAAACTTTGTCGCGTCTGTTAtgcaaaaggggttaaaaaatatacaACCCATATTTGTGAAACGTGCCCCTCTAACCCAGGCCTCTGTATTGGTGAATGCTTCCAAGCTTACCATACAGCCCCTGATTtgaaaaaactgtaa